In Fusarium oxysporum f. sp. lycopersici 4287 chromosome 11, whole genome shotgun sequence, the following are encoded in one genomic region:
- a CDS encoding beta-glucosidase: MTDWLSQITGVQSAIAGMDMSMPGDTIIPLFGNSLWMYELTRSALNGSVPMSRLNDMATRIVATWYQFEQDKDFPSVNFDTNTYNRVGPLYPAAWPNSPSGVVNQYVQVQDDHDEIARQIAQDAITLLKNDERLLPLSTKSSLKVFGTGAQTNPDGANACVDRSCNKGTLGQGWGSGTVDYMYLDDPIGAIKKAAGDVTFYNTDKFPSVPSPSDDDVAIVFVTSDSGENQYTVEGNNGDRNADKLNVWHNGDALIKAAAAKYKNVVVVIHTVGPVLVDQWIDLPSVKSVLVAHLPGQEAGKSLTNILFGDASPCGHLPYSITKKEDDMPESVTKLIDSGFIDAPQDTYSEGLFIDYRWLNKEKIQPRYAFGHGLSYTNFTYTNATIKRGTQLSQYPPKRPAKGKVLDYSQDIPDYKEAIKPSSFKTVWRYLYSWLSESDAKSAAAKAETSKYPYPDGYSTAQKTALPKAGGVSGGNPALWDEAYTLSVVVTNAGSKFSGKASVQAYVQFPSVAGYETPVIQLRDFEKTKVLEPGSSETVQLTLTRKDLSVWDVKAQDWLVLDGEFKIWLGSASDKLDAVCFTDDLGCEHDVKGPVSYDS, from the coding sequence ATGACAGACTGGCTCTCTCAAATCACTGGCGTACAATCCGCCATTGCAGGAATGGACATGAGCATGCCTGGTGATACCATCATCCCTCTCTTTGGCAATTCTCTATGGATGTACGAGCTAACCCGATCCGCACTCAATGGCTCGGTTCCCATGTCGAGATTGAACGATATGGCTACTCGTATCGTGGCAACCTGGTATCAGTTCgaacaagacaaagacttTCCATCTGTCAACTTTGACACCAACACATACAACAGAGTCGGTCCTCTGTATCCAGCAGCATGGCCTAACTCGCCCTCGGGAGTTGTCAACCAATATGTTCAAGTTCAGGACGACCATGATGAGATCGCCCGACAAATCGCCCAAGACGCCATcactcttctcaagaacgaCGAAAGGCTTCTTCCACTGAGCACCAAGAGCTCACTTAAGGTCTTTGGCACTGGCGCACAAACCAACCCCGATGGCGCCAATGCCTGTGTCGATCGAAGCTGCAACAAGGGCACGCTGGGTCAAGGTTGGGGCTCGGGTACAGTTGACTACATGTATCTCGACGACCCCATCGGCGCCATCAAGAAGGCAGCCGGAGATGTCACGTTCTACAACACAGACAAGTTCCCATCAGTTCCGAGCCCTTCTGATGACGACGTTGCAATTGTCTTTGTTACCTCTGATTCAGGCGAGAACCAGTACACGGTTGAGGGTAACAATGGTGATCGGAACGCGGACAAGCTGAATGTATGGCACAACGGCGATGCACTTATCAAAGCTGCCGCAGCCAAGTACAAGAATGTCGTCGTTGTCATTCACACTGTCGGGCCCGTCCTCGTTGATCAATGGATTGATCTCCCATCAGTCAAGTCTGTCTTAGTTGCCCATCTCCCCGGACAAGAGGCTGGAAAGTCTCTCACCAACATCTTGTTTGGCGACGCGTCGCCGTGCGGTCACTTACCCTAttccatcaccaagaaggaagacgaCATGCCCGAAAGTGTCACCAAACTCATTGACTCGGGCTTCATCGATGCGCCGCAGGATACCTACAGTGAAGGACTGTTTATCGACTACCGCTGGCTTAACAAGGAAAAGATTCAACCTCGTTATGCGTTCGGCCATGGACTCAGCTATACCAACTTTACGTACACGAATGCGACCATCAAGAGAGGCACCCAGCTGAGCCAGTATCCTCCCAAGCGACCCGCAAAAGGAAAGGTTCTGGACTATTCGCAAGACATTCCAGACTACAAAGAAGCGATTAAACCCAGCAGCTTTAAAACCGTCTGGCGCTACCTATACTCTTGGCTCTCCGAATCCGACGCAAAGTCCGCCGCCGCAAAAGCCGAGACATCCAAATACCCTTACCCAGACGGCTACTCCACCGCGCAGAAGACGGCTCTCCCCAAGGCGGGCGGTGTTTCAGGCGGCAACCCTGCTCTCTGGGACGAAGCTTATACTCTGTCCGTAGTGGTGACTAACGCAGGTTCCAAATTCTCCGGCAAAGCTTCTGTGCAGGCCTACGTCCAATTTCCGAGCGTTGCCGGATACGAGACTCCCGTCATCCAGCTGCGCGACTTTGAGAAGACCAAGGTTTTAGAGCCTGGCTCGAGCGAGACCGTGCAATTGACCTTGACCAGGAAGGACTTGAGCGTCTGGGATGTCAAGGCTCAGGACTGGCTTGTCCTTGATGGGGAGTTTAAGATTTGGCTGGGGTCTGCAAGCGATAAGTTGGATGCTGTCTGCTTCACTGACGACCTGGGCTGTGAGCACGACGTCAAGGGACCAGTATCATACGATTCGTAG
- a CDS encoding sialidase-1 has product MKSFYNLALCLGALFNAATAIPPEQQGQQPGKFAAAPPVGSNPIDRKGWTVKCSSQASNYPCGRAIDGDKNTFWQTPYGTTNTPPPHTITIDMKQTQYVSGLQITPRQDGNTRNWIGRHEVYLSSDGTNWGKPVAFGTYWGDKYPWITNFEIQPARYLRFVALSNVNPDYPWIAIADFVVYNALKYSPPAKGLGKWGPTLDFPVIPVAGAVEPVSGKVVIWSAYRYDAFQGTTPRGGFTLTSIWDPKTNVISNRNVSNNHHDMFCPGISMDGEGQIVVTGGNDAKKTTILMPDGNWVPGPDMQIARGYQSSATCSDGRVFTIGGSWSGPRGGKNGEIYDPKAKTWTSLPKCLVGPMLTKDKEGVYKADNHAWLFGWKKNSVFQAGPSTAMNWYYTTRGTQGDTKAAGTRRKNGRIDPDSMNGNVAMFDALNGKILTFGGATSYQQAPATANAHVLTIDEPGAIAQTALVGNNGAGIHARVFATSVILPDGNVFITGGQSYSDPFTDTNAQLEPEMFISSSNTFTKQQTNTIPRTYHSMSLLLPDATVFNGGGGLCGGCKTNHFDAQIFTPQYLLDGNGNLATRPKITAVSATTAKVGSTITVTANSAIKSASLIRYGTATHVVNTDQRRIPLALTGAGTNKYSFKIPNDSGIALPGYWMLFVLNNAGVPSVASTIKVTI; this is encoded by the coding sequence ATGAAGTCTTTCTACAACTTGGCTTTGTGCCTTGGTGCCTTGTTCAATGCAGCCACTGCCATCCCACCAGAGCAGCAGGGACAACAGCCTGGAAAATTCGCAGCTGCTCCCCCAGTTGGTTCAAACCCCATTGACCGCAAGGGATGGACTGTCAAGTGTTCCAGCCAGGCCTCAAATTACCCCTGTGGTAGAGCCATCGATGGTGACAAGAACACCTTCTGGCAGACTCCCTATGGCACAACCAACACGCCGCCTCCTcacaccatcaccattgaCATGAAGCAGACTCAGTATGTCAGCGGTCTCCAAATTACCCCTCGCCAAGACGGCAACACCCGTAACTGGATTGGTCGCCATGAAGTCTACCTCAGCTCTGACGGTACCAACTGGGGAAAGCCCGTTGCCTTTGGAACTTACTGGGGAGACAAGTACCCCTGGATCACAAACTTTGAGATTCAGCCTGCTCGCTATCTTCGCTTTGTTGCCCTTTCTAACGTGAACCCCGACTATCCTTGGATTGCTATTGCCGACTTTGTTGTCTACAACGCTCTCAAGTACAGCCCTCCTGCCAAGGGCCTTGGAAAGTGGGGTCCTACTCTTGACTTCCCCGTCATTCCCGTCGCTGGTGCCGTTGAGCCTGTCTCCGGAAAGGTCGTCATCTGGTCTGCTTACCGATATGATGCTTTCCAAGGCACCACTCCCCGTGGTGGCTTCACTCTCACTTCTATCTGGGACCCCAAGACCAACGTCATCTCCAACCGCAATGTTTCCAACAATCATCACGACATGTTCTGCCCTGGTATTTCCATGGACGGCGAGGGACAAATTGTCGTCACTGGTGGCAACGATGCCAAGAAGACTACCATTCTCATGCCTGATGGTAACTGGGTTCCTGGCCCTGACATGCAGATTGCTCGTGGTTACCAATCATCTGCTACTTGCTCTGACGGCCGCGTTTTTACCATCGGTGGTTCATGGAGCGGCCCCCGTGGCGGCAAGAACGGTGAAATCTACGACCCCAAGGCCAAAACCTGGACCTCCCTTCCCAAGTGTCTCGTCGGCCCTATGctcaccaaggacaaggagggTGTCTACAAGGCTGACAACCACGCCTGGCTCTTTGGCTGGAAGAAGAACAGTGTTTTCCAGGCTGGACCCAGCACAGCCATGAACTGGTACTACACCACTAGGGGAACTCAGGGTGACACCAAGGCTGCTGGTACTCGACGAAAGAACGGTAGAATTGACCCTGACTCCATGAACGGCAATGTTGCCATGTTTGATGCCCTCAATGGCAAGATTCTCACCTTTGGCGGTGCTACCAGCTACCAGCAGGCTCCTGCCACAGCCAACGCTCACGTTCTCACCATTGACGAGCCCGGTGCTATCGCCCAGACCGCCCTCGTTGGAAACAACGGTGCTGGCATTCACGCTCGTGTCTTCGCTACCTCTGTCATCCTCCCTGACGGAAACGTCTTCATCACTGGCGGTCAATCCTACTCCGACCCCTTCACCGACACCAACGCTCAGCTCGAGCCCGAGATGTTCATTTCCTCCTCCAACACATTCACTAAGCAACAAACCAACACTATTCCCCGCACGTATCACAGTATgtctctgctgctgccagATGCTACTGTCTTCAACGGTGGCGGTGGCCTTTGCGGTGGCTGCAAGACCAACCACTTTGACGCTCAGATATTCACCCCTCAGTATCTTCTCGATGGCAACGGCAACCTTGCTACCCGCCCCAAGATCACTGCTGTTTCGGCAACTACTGCCAAGGTCGGCAGCACCATCACCGTCACTGCCAACAGCGCCATTAAGAGCGCCTCGCTCATCCGATACGGAACTGCGACACATGTTGTCAACACTGATCAGCGCCGCATTCCTTTGGCCTTGACAGGTGCTGGTACCAACAAGTACTCTTTCAAGATCCCTAATGATTCTGGTATTGCCCTCCCTGGCTACTGGATGCTCTTCGTCCTCAACAACGCTGGTGTTCCCAGCGTTGCCAGCACCATTAAGGTCACTATCTGA
- a CDS encoding beta-glucosidase: MYERGVAIGKEARGKGVNVWLGPSVGPIGRKPKGGRNWEGFGTDPSLQGIGARETIKGVQEQGVIATVKHLIGNEQEMYRRQTTDVVSPAYSANIDDRTMHELYLWPFAEAVKVGVGATMTAYNRVNGTISSEHSYLINALLKEELGFQGFVMTDWLSQITGVQSAIAGMDMSMPGDTIIPLFGNSLWMYELTRSALNGSVPMSRLNDMATRIVATWYQFEQDKDFPSVNFDTNTYNRVGPLYPAAWPNSPSGVVNQYVQVQDDHDEIARQIAQDAITLLKNDERLLPLSTKSSLKVFGTGAQTNPDGANACVDRSCNKGTLGQGWGSGTVDYMYLDDPIGAIKKAAGDVTFYNTDKFPSVPSPSDDDVAIVFVTSDSGENQYTVEGNNGDRNADKLNVWHNGDALIKAAAAKYKNVVVVIHTVGPVLVDQWIDLPSVKSVLVAHLPGQEAGKSLTNILFGDASPCGHLPYSITKKEDDMPESVTKLIDSGFIDAPQDTYSEGLFIDYRWLNKEKIQPRYAFGHGLSYTNFTYTNATIKRGTQLSQYPPKRPAKGKVLDYSQDIPDYKEAIKPSSFKTVWRYLYSWLSESDAKSAAAKAETSKYPYPDGYSTAQKTALPKAGGVSGGNPALWDEAYTLSVVVTNAGSKFSGKASVQAYVQFPSVAGYETPVIQLRDFEKTKVLEPGSSETVQLTLTRKDLSVWDVKAQDWLVLDGEFKIWLGSASDKLDAVCFTDDLGCEHDVKGPVSYDS; this comes from the exons ATGTATGAACGTGGTGTAGCAATTGGAAAGGAAGCTCGTGGTAAAGGCGTCAACGTCTGGCTTGGTCCGTCTGTTGGTCCTATCGGTCGAAAGCCAAAGGGCGGACGCAACTGGGAAGGCTTTGGAACAGACCCATCGCTGCAAGGTATCGGTGCACGCGAGACTATCAAGGGAGTTCAAGAGCAGGGAGTCATCGCTACGGTCAAGCATCTTATTGGAAATGAGCAGGAGATGTATCGGCGACAGACTACTGATGTTGTATCTCCTGCATACTCGGCAAACATTG ATGACCGAACTATGCATGAGCTGTATCTCTGGCCTTTTGCGGAGGCAGTGaaagttggagttggagcGACCATGACAGCTTATAACCGA GTCAACGGCACTATATCCAGTGAGCACTCATATCTCATCAACGCCTTGTTGAAAGAAGAGCTTGGCTTCCAAGGCTTCGTCATGACAGACTGGCTCTCTCAAATCACTGGCGTACAATCCGCCATTGCAGGAATGGACATGAGCATGCCTGGTGATACCATCATCCCTCTCTTTGGCAATTCTCTATGGATGTACGAGCTAACCCGATCCGCACTCAATGGCTCGGTTCCCATGTCGAGATTGAACGATATGGCTACTCGTATCGTGGCAACCTGGTATCAGTTCgaacaagacaaagacttTCCATCTGTCAACTTTGACACCAACACATACAACAGAGTCGGTCCTCTGTATCCAGCAGCATGGCCTAACTCGCCCTCGGGAGTTGTCAACCAATATGTTCAAGTTCAGGACGACCATGATGAGATCGCCCGACAAATCGCCCAAGACGCCATcactcttctcaagaacgaCGAAAGGCTTCTTCCACTGAGCACCAAGAGCTCACTTAAGGTCTTTGGCACTGGCGCACAAACCAACCCCGATGGCGCCAATGCCTGTGTCGATCGAAGCTGCAACAAGGGCACGCTGGGTCAAGGTTGGGGCTCGGGTACAGTTGACTACATGTATCTCGACGACCCCATCGGCGCCATCAAGAAGGCAGCCGGAGATGTCACGTTCTACAACACAGACAAGTTCCCATCAGTTCCGAGCCCTTCTGATGACGACGTTGCAATTGTCTTTGTTACCTCTGATTCAGGCGAGAACCAGTACACGGTTGAGGGTAACAATGGTGATCGGAACGCGGACAAGCTGAATGTATGGCACAACGGCGATGCACTTATCAAAGCTGCCGCAGCCAAGTACAAGAATGTCGTCGTTGTCATTCACACTGTCGGGCCCGTCCTCGTTGATCAATGGATTGATCTCCCATCAGTCAAGTCTGTCTTAGTTGCCCATCTCCCCGGACAAGAGGCTGGAAAGTCTCTCACCAACATCTTGTTTGGCGACGCGTCGCCGTGCGGTCACTTACCCTAttccatcaccaagaaggaagacgaCATGCCCGAAAGTGTCACCAAACTCATTGACTCGGGCTTCATCGATGCGCCGCAGGATACCTACAGTGAAGGACTGTTTATCGACTACCGCTGGCTTAACAAGGAAAAGATTCAACCTCGTTATGCGTTCGGCCATGGACTCAGCTATACCAACTTTACGTACACGAATGCGACCATCAAGAGAGGCACCCAGCTGAGCCAGTATCCTCCCAAGCGACCCGCAAAAGGAAAGGTTCTGGACTATTCGCAAGACATTCCAGACTACAAAGAAGCGATTAAACCCAGCAGCTTTAAAACCGTCTGGCGCTACCTATACTCTTGGCTCTCCGAATCCGACGCAAAGTCCGCCGCCGCAAAAGCCGAGACATCCAAATACCCTTACCCAGACGGCTACTCCACCGCGCAGAAGACGGCTCTCCCCAAGGCGGGCGGTGTTTCAGGCGGCAACCCTGCTCTCTGGGACGAAGCTTATACTCTGTCCGTAGTGGTGACTAACGCAGGTTCCAAATTCTCCGGCAAAGCTTCTGTGCAGGCCTACGTCCAATTTCCGAGCGTTGCCGGATACGAGACTCCCGTCATCCAGCTGCGCGACTTTGAGAAGACCAAGGTTTTAGAGCCTGGCTCGAGCGAGACCGTGCAATTGACCTTGACCAGGAAGGACTTGAGCGTCTGGGATGTCAAGGCTCAGGACTGGCTTGTCCTTGATGGGGAGTTTAAGATTTGGCTGGGGTCTGCAAGCGATAAGTTGGATGCTGTCTGCTTCACTGACGACCTGGGCTGTGAGCACGACGTCAAGGGACCAGTATCATACGATTCGTAG